In Nocardioides sp. zg-1228, a single window of DNA contains:
- a CDS encoding NAD(P)-dependent oxidoreductase produces the protein MRVLVTGAAGSIGRVVTAGLVDLGHDVVGLDLVPAPDGTPFAWHEADCADADAVEAAFAAQPLDAVVHLAGIPREASLPDELTSHVVTTAALLDAMVGHDVPRVVYASSNHAVGRTPRADGELSVQALPRADTYYGVAKVAAEALLQLFSDRHGLDVVACRIGSFLEEPTSVRSLSTWLSHGDCVRMVEAALTTPAPGYAVLYGISANTRAWWDLEPGRRLGYEPQDDAEAHAGRVEPGPHDDAEAEYVGGPYATAEAVRPALGD, from the coding sequence GTGCGCGTCCTGGTCACCGGCGCGGCCGGCAGCATCGGTCGGGTCGTCACGGCCGGGCTCGTCGACCTCGGGCACGACGTCGTCGGCCTCGACCTGGTGCCCGCGCCCGACGGCACCCCGTTCGCCTGGCACGAGGCCGACTGCGCCGACGCGGACGCCGTCGAGGCGGCGTTCGCCGCGCAGCCGCTCGACGCGGTCGTGCACCTCGCGGGCATCCCCCGGGAGGCGTCGCTGCCCGACGAGCTGACGTCCCACGTCGTCACCACCGCGGCCCTGCTCGACGCGATGGTCGGCCACGACGTGCCCCGCGTGGTCTACGCCTCCTCCAACCACGCCGTGGGCCGGACGCCGCGTGCCGACGGCGAGCTGTCCGTGCAGGCCCTGCCGCGGGCCGACACCTACTACGGCGTCGCGAAGGTGGCGGCGGAGGCGCTGCTGCAGCTCTTCTCCGACCGCCACGGCCTCGACGTCGTGGCGTGCCGCATCGGCTCGTTCCTGGAGGAGCCGACGAGCGTGCGCAGCCTGTCGACCTGGCTCTCGCACGGCGACTGCGTGCGCATGGTCGAGGCCGCGCTCACCACGCCCGCGCCGGGCTACGCGGTGCTCTACGGCATCAGCGCCAACACCCGCGCGTGGTGGGACCTCGAGCCCGGTCGCCGGCTGGGCTACGAGCCGCAGGACGACGCCGAGGCCCACGCCGGGCGCGTCGAGCCCGGGCCGCACGACGACGCGGAGGCCGAGTACGTCGGCGGGCCCTACGCCACCGCGGAGGCGGTCCGGCCCGCGCTCGGCGACTGA
- a CDS encoding SGNH/GDSL hydrolase family protein — MTRRLRLAAALVALALAASACDSGQAAGDGETDLPDLGLGTEPTSDIDYVALGDSFSAGPFIGTMRTDPQGCARSKDNYPAFLADWLEVASYTDVTCSAATTADLYEPMLTFDGQTTPPQLDAVSADTDLVTLGMGGNDFGIYEALIQCQAGTGAACPVERLRADAARVAGRIQQAVRRITRAAPDAEVLVVGYPDILPSDGSCPAVGVPADVLRPVAEVAGVLNDSLRRGALAAGASYVDMAAVSDGHDVCAKGRAWVNGPQFRAGIAAPFHPKVNGMRAVATEVFREVTGEDPEVTEHAEPDPDVVVVNEG; from the coding sequence GTGACCCGACGCCTCCGGCTCGCGGCGGCGCTCGTCGCCCTCGCGCTCGCCGCCTCCGCGTGCGACTCCGGCCAGGCGGCCGGCGACGGCGAGACCGACCTGCCGGACCTCGGCCTCGGCACCGAGCCGACCAGCGACATCGACTACGTCGCGCTGGGCGACTCGTTCTCGGCCGGACCGTTCATCGGCACGATGCGCACCGACCCCCAGGGCTGCGCCCGCTCCAAGGACAACTACCCCGCCTTCCTGGCCGACTGGCTCGAGGTCGCGAGCTACACCGATGTGACCTGCTCCGCGGCCACGACGGCCGACCTCTACGAGCCGATGCTGACGTTCGACGGCCAGACGACCCCTCCGCAGCTCGACGCGGTCTCGGCCGACACCGACCTGGTCACCCTCGGGATGGGGGGCAACGACTTCGGGATCTACGAGGCGCTGATCCAGTGCCAGGCCGGCACGGGGGCCGCCTGTCCGGTCGAGCGGCTGCGCGCCGACGCGGCCAGGGTCGCCGGACGGATCCAGCAGGCGGTGCGACGCATCACGCGTGCCGCGCCGGACGCCGAGGTGCTGGTCGTCGGCTATCCGGACATCCTGCCGAGCGACGGCTCCTGCCCCGCCGTCGGTGTGCCCGCCGACGTCCTGCGGCCGGTGGCGGAGGTCGCCGGCGTCCTCAACGACTCGCTGCGCAGGGGTGCACTGGCCGCGGGCGCGTCCTACGTCGACATGGCGGCGGTCTCCGACGGGCACGACGTGTGCGCGAAGGGCCGCGCCTGGGTCAACGGACCGCAGTTCCGCGCAGGCATCGCCGCGCCGTTCCATCCCAAGGTCAACGGCATGCGTGCCGTGGCGACCGAGGTGTTCCGCGAGGTGACGGGGGAGGACCCCGAGGTCACCGAGCACGCCGAGCCCGACCCCGACGTGGTCGTCGTCAACGAGGGCTGA
- a CDS encoding purine-nucleoside phosphorylase, giving the protein MSHADVAPTPYQTAAEAAARLAELTGVERHDIALVLGSGWLPAVDALGDATAEIDTTDLPGFSAAAVAGHSGKIRSIRSGEKNLLVFLSRTHFYEGKGVAAVVHPVRTAAAAGCSAIVLTNGCGGLKEGWQPGQPVLISDHINLTGTSPVVGANFIDLTDLYSPRLRAMCREVDPTLDEGVYVQFPGPHYETPAEVRMAGIMGGHLVGMSTTLEAIAAREAGMEVLGISLVTNLAAGLSGEPLNHEEVLEAGRSAASRMGGLLSQVVTRI; this is encoded by the coding sequence GTGAGCCATGCAGACGTCGCCCCCACGCCCTACCAGACCGCCGCCGAGGCCGCCGCCAGGCTCGCCGAGCTGACCGGCGTCGAGCGCCACGACATCGCCCTGGTCCTGGGCTCCGGCTGGCTCCCGGCCGTCGACGCCCTCGGCGACGCCACCGCCGAGATCGACACCACCGACCTACCCGGCTTCAGCGCCGCCGCGGTCGCCGGGCACAGCGGCAAGATCCGCTCCATCCGCAGCGGCGAGAAGAACCTGCTCGTCTTCCTCTCCCGCACCCACTTCTACGAGGGCAAGGGCGTCGCAGCGGTCGTCCACCCGGTGCGTACGGCGGCCGCGGCCGGCTGCTCGGCCATCGTCCTCACCAACGGGTGCGGCGGCCTCAAGGAGGGGTGGCAGCCCGGCCAGCCGGTGCTGATCTCCGACCACATCAACCTGACGGGCACCAGCCCCGTCGTGGGCGCCAACTTCATCGACCTCACCGACCTCTACAGCCCCCGCCTGCGCGCGATGTGCCGTGAGGTCGACCCCACGCTCGACGAGGGCGTCTACGTGCAGTTCCCCGGCCCCCACTACGAGACCCCCGCCGAGGTGCGCATGGCCGGCATCATGGGCGGGCACCTCGTCGGCATGAGCACCACGCTCGAGGCGATCGCGGCCCGCGAGGCGGGCATGGAGGTGCTGGGCATCAGCCTGGTCACCAACCTCGCCGCGGGCCTGAGCGGCGAGCCGCTCAACCACGAGGAGGTCCTCGAGGCCGGACGGTCCGCGGCCAGCCGGATGGGCGGCCTGCTCAGCCAGGTCGTCACCAGGATCTGA
- a CDS encoding NAD(P)H-quinone dehydrogenase: MSDHIVIIGGGPGGYEAAHVAAQLGAEVTVVDTDGVGGSAVLTDCVPSKTLIATAELMTEMSTAQELGVNFHDLQGDAATTINVDLARVNARVKQLAADQSSDIAARLDRDGVRVLTGRGRLGPDLTVVATTADGEETLQADAVIVATGAAPRTLPSAQPDGERILTWEQVYDLTEVPEKLIVVGSGVTGAEFASAYLSLGIDVTLVSSRDRVLPGEDADASAVLEDVLTRRGMNVLGRSRMQSVTRDGDEVTVTLTDGRTVSGSHCILALGSVPNTADLGLEEAGVAVDEGGFITVDRVSRTSARGIYAAGDCTGVLMLASVAAMQGRIAMWHFLGDAVAPLDLKKVSSNVFTSPEIATVGWSQHAVDAGEIAAEVVTLPLAGNARAKMQGVRDGFVKLFCRPGTGIVVGGVVVGPRASELIHPVSVAVAESLTADQLAHAFTVYPSMSGSIAEAARRLHHV; the protein is encoded by the coding sequence ATGAGTGATCACATCGTCATCATCGGCGGCGGCCCCGGCGGCTACGAGGCCGCCCACGTCGCCGCCCAGCTCGGGGCCGAGGTCACCGTCGTCGACACCGACGGCGTCGGCGGCTCCGCGGTCCTCACCGACTGCGTGCCGAGCAAGACGCTCATCGCCACCGCCGAGCTGATGACCGAGATGTCGACGGCGCAGGAGCTCGGGGTCAACTTCCACGACCTCCAGGGCGACGCGGCCACGACGATCAACGTCGACCTGGCCCGGGTCAACGCCCGCGTCAAGCAGCTCGCGGCCGACCAGTCGAGCGACATCGCGGCCCGGCTCGACCGCGACGGCGTACGCGTGCTGACCGGCCGCGGCCGCCTGGGCCCCGACCTGACGGTGGTCGCCACGACCGCCGACGGCGAGGAGACGCTGCAGGCCGACGCCGTCATCGTCGCGACGGGCGCGGCGCCGCGCACGCTGCCCAGCGCGCAGCCCGACGGCGAGCGGATCCTCACCTGGGAGCAGGTCTACGACCTCACCGAGGTGCCCGAGAAGCTCATCGTGGTCGGCTCGGGCGTCACCGGCGCGGAGTTCGCCAGCGCCTACCTCTCGCTCGGCATCGACGTGACGCTGGTCAGCAGCCGCGACCGGGTGCTGCCCGGTGAGGACGCCGACGCCTCGGCCGTGCTGGAGGACGTGCTCACCCGTCGCGGGATGAACGTGCTCGGCCGCTCGCGCATGCAGTCGGTCACCCGCGACGGCGACGAGGTCACCGTGACGCTCACCGACGGTCGCACGGTCTCCGGCAGCCACTGCATCCTCGCCCTCGGCTCGGTGCCCAACACCGCCGACCTCGGGCTCGAGGAGGCCGGAGTGGCCGTCGACGAGGGCGGCTTCATCACCGTCGACCGGGTCTCGCGCACCTCGGCGCGCGGCATCTACGCCGCGGGCGACTGCACGGGCGTGCTGATGCTCGCGTCGGTGGCGGCGATGCAGGGCCGCATCGCGATGTGGCACTTCCTCGGCGACGCCGTCGCGCCCCTCGACCTCAAGAAGGTCTCCTCCAACGTGTTCACCTCCCCGGAGATCGCCACCGTCGGCTGGTCGCAGCACGCCGTCGACGCCGGCGAGATCGCCGCCGAGGTCGTCACCCTGCCGCTGGCCGGCAACGCCCGCGCCAAGATGCAGGGTGTGCGCGACGGCTTCGTCAAGCTCTTCTGCCGGCCCGGCACCGGCATCGTCGTCGGGGGAGTCGTGGTCGGTCCCCGCGCGTCCGAGCTCATCCACCCCGTGTCGGTCGCGGTCGCGGAGTCGCTCACGGCCGACCAGCTCGCCCACGCGTTCACGGTCTACCCGTCGATGAGCGGCTCGATCGCCGAGGCCGCCCGCCGGCTGCACCACGTCTGA
- a CDS encoding DUF2252 domain-containing protein — protein MATARTADRSDTIIEVLRDAFAPLMRADPKAFRAKYRTMARDPHAFYRGSACLFYRDVTAEEDDWAGHGADRIWIHGDLHVENFGTYLDSSGRLVFDVNDFDEAYLGRFTWDLQRFAASLALLGWQKALPEDAIRKLVSRYARSYLAQVNHYVASDDDHDFAIRLDNAEGPVLDALTLAREVRRADLLDDLTVVERGTRRFVEDASTRRLPREERTRVLAAFRAYLDTIPESKRFDRDLFYELRDVVGKTGFGIGSAGLPAYNVLVEGYSQALDNDVVLSMKQANVPAVSRFVDTGDVDAYFEHEGHRTAVSQRALQVHTDPLLGHTSIDGVGYVVSEVSPYEVDLDWSRINEPAEMRSVVDLLGRASAKIHCASDEDSEQDLVDFQVETAIAAALEGRRNDFVTWLGDWGIAYAERVRADHALFVDAFREGRVGIAST, from the coding sequence ATGGCCACCGCGCGCACCGCCGACCGGAGCGACACCATCATCGAGGTGCTCCGTGACGCGTTCGCCCCGCTGATGCGCGCCGACCCGAAGGCCTTCCGCGCGAAGTACCGCACGATGGCCCGCGACCCGCACGCGTTCTACCGCGGCAGCGCCTGCCTGTTCTACCGCGACGTGACGGCCGAGGAGGACGACTGGGCCGGGCACGGCGCGGATCGCATCTGGATCCACGGCGACCTCCACGTGGAGAACTTCGGCACCTACCTCGACTCCTCGGGCCGGCTGGTCTTCGACGTCAACGACTTCGACGAGGCCTACCTCGGCAGGTTCACCTGGGACCTGCAGCGCTTCGCGGCGAGCCTGGCCCTCCTCGGCTGGCAGAAGGCGCTGCCGGAGGACGCGATCCGCAAGCTGGTGTCCCGCTACGCACGCAGCTACCTCGCGCAGGTCAACCACTACGTCGCCTCCGACGACGACCACGACTTCGCCATCCGCCTCGACAACGCCGAGGGACCGGTCCTCGACGCGTTGACGCTCGCGCGGGAGGTGCGGCGCGCCGACCTCCTCGACGACCTCACGGTGGTGGAGCGCGGCACCCGTCGCTTCGTCGAGGACGCGAGCACGAGACGGCTGCCGCGCGAGGAGCGGACGAGGGTCCTGGCCGCGTTCCGCGCCTACCTCGACACGATCCCGGAGTCCAAGCGCTTCGACCGGGACCTGTTCTACGAGCTGCGTGATGTCGTCGGCAAGACCGGCTTCGGCATCGGCAGTGCCGGGCTGCCGGCGTACAACGTGCTCGTGGAGGGCTACAGCCAGGCGCTCGACAACGACGTGGTGCTGAGCATGAAGCAGGCCAACGTGCCGGCGGTGAGCCGTTTCGTCGACACCGGCGACGTCGACGCCTACTTCGAGCACGAGGGCCACCGCACCGCCGTGAGCCAGCGGGCGCTGCAGGTGCACACCGACCCGCTCCTCGGGCACACCAGCATCGACGGCGTCGGCTACGTGGTCTCGGAGGTCTCGCCCTACGAGGTCGACCTCGACTGGAGCCGGATCAACGAGCCCGCCGAGATGCGGTCGGTGGTGGACCTGCTCGGTCGGGCGAGCGCCAAGATCCACTGCGCCTCCGACGAGGACAGCGAGCAGGACCTCGTGGACTTCCAGGTCGAGACCGCGATCGCCGCCGCGCTGGAGGGTCGCCGCAACGACTTCGTGACCTGGCTGGGCGACTGGGGCATCGCCTACGCCGAGCGCGTGCGGGCCGACCACGCGCTGTTCGTCGACGCCTTCCGCGAGGGCCGGGTCGGGATCGCGTCGACGTGA
- the lpdA gene encoding dihydrolipoyl dehydrogenase: MTDTHFDTLVLGAGPGGYVAAIRAAQLGQKVAVVEEKYWGGVCLNVGCIPSKALLKNAELAHTLQHEKAKYGIEGDATMAFGPTHKRSRDVSAGIVKGVHFLMKKNKITEIDGWGTLTSATGIDVKDKDGQTTGYTFDNLILATGATVRLVPGVELSDNVVTYEEQILTDQLPGSIVIGGSGAIGVEFAYVMANFGVDVTIVEFLDRMVPTEDADVSKELLKHYKKLGVKVLTSTAVKKVEDTGSGVKVTIAPAAGGDEQVLEADKFLAAFGFAPRVKGFGLENVGVAVSERGAIEIDDYCRTNVDNVYAIGDCTGKLMLAHVAEAMGIVAAETINGAETMPVEYDFVPRATYCMPQIASFGYTEAQATEKGYDVKTATFPFTANGKAMGLGEAFGFVKVVADAEHNEIIGTHMIGPDVTELLPVMTLAQKWDLTADEVARNVFAHPTLGEAVKEAVHGIAGHMINL; encoded by the coding sequence GTGACCGACACCCACTTCGACACCCTCGTCCTCGGCGCCGGCCCCGGTGGCTACGTCGCCGCGATCCGCGCAGCCCAGCTCGGCCAGAAGGTGGCCGTGGTGGAGGAGAAGTACTGGGGAGGTGTCTGCCTCAACGTCGGGTGCATCCCGTCCAAGGCCCTGCTGAAGAACGCCGAGCTGGCGCACACGCTCCAGCACGAGAAGGCCAAGTACGGCATCGAGGGCGACGCCACCATGGCGTTCGGCCCCACCCACAAGCGCAGCCGCGACGTGAGCGCCGGCATCGTCAAGGGCGTCCACTTCCTGATGAAGAAGAACAAGATCACCGAGATCGACGGCTGGGGCACCCTGACCAGCGCGACCGGCATCGACGTCAAGGACAAGGACGGCCAGACCACCGGCTACACCTTCGACAACCTGATCCTCGCCACCGGCGCCACGGTGCGCCTCGTGCCCGGCGTCGAGCTCAGCGACAACGTCGTGACCTACGAGGAGCAGATCCTCACCGACCAGCTGCCGGGCTCGATCGTCATCGGCGGCTCCGGCGCGATCGGCGTGGAGTTCGCCTACGTGATGGCCAACTTCGGTGTCGACGTGACGATCGTGGAGTTCCTCGACCGGATGGTCCCCACCGAGGACGCCGACGTGTCCAAGGAGCTGCTCAAGCACTACAAGAAGCTCGGCGTGAAGGTGCTGACCTCCACCGCGGTGAAGAAGGTCGAGGACACCGGCTCGGGCGTCAAGGTCACCATCGCGCCCGCGGCGGGCGGTGACGAGCAGGTGCTCGAGGCCGACAAGTTCCTCGCGGCCTTCGGCTTCGCCCCGCGCGTGAAGGGCTTCGGCCTCGAGAACGTCGGCGTCGCCGTCTCCGAGCGCGGGGCCATCGAGATCGACGACTACTGCCGCACCAACGTCGACAACGTCTACGCCATCGGCGACTGCACCGGCAAGCTGATGCTCGCCCACGTCGCCGAGGCGATGGGCATCGTGGCCGCCGAGACGATCAACGGCGCCGAGACGATGCCGGTCGAGTACGACTTCGTGCCCCGCGCGACCTACTGCATGCCGCAGATCGCGTCGTTCGGCTACACCGAGGCCCAGGCCACGGAGAAGGGCTACGACGTCAAGACCGCGACGTTCCCCTTCACCGCCAACGGCAAGGCGATGGGCCTCGGCGAGGCGTTCGGCTTCGTGAAGGTCGTCGCCGACGCCGAGCACAACGAGATCATCGGCACCCACATGATCGGCCCCGACGTCACCGAGCTGCTGCCCGTGATGACCCTGGCCCAGAAGTGGGACCTGACCGCCGACGAGGTGGCCCGCAACGTCTTCGCTCACCCGACCCTGGGCGAGGCCGTCAAGGAGGCCGTCCACGGCATCGCCGGTCACATGATCAACCTCTGA
- a CDS encoding aldo/keto reductase, whose protein sequence is MTIQTRQIGTLTVSALGLGCMGMSEFYGTPDEQSGIDTIHRALDLGVTFLDTADMYGPFTNERLVGRAIDGRRDEVQLATKFGNERNPDGSWVGINGSPDYVRRACDASLERLGVDHIDLYYQHRVDRSVPIEETVGAMQELVQAGKVRHLGLSEASAETIRRAHATHPITALQSEYSLFTRDLEDEVIPTLRELGIGLVPYSPLGRGILTGAVTRESLAADDSRATGRFPRFSGDALDANLALVDKVREIAATKGCTPGQLALAWVLAQGDDGLGVAPIPGTKRVRYLEENVGALDVDLTADDLAALEQAVPRDAVTGDRYGDMSTVDA, encoded by the coding sequence ATGACCATCCAGACACGACAGATCGGCACCCTCACCGTCTCGGCGCTCGGCCTGGGCTGCATGGGGATGTCGGAGTTCTACGGCACCCCCGACGAGCAGTCGGGCATCGACACGATCCACCGCGCCCTCGACCTCGGCGTGACCTTCCTCGACACCGCCGACATGTACGGCCCGTTCACCAACGAGCGGCTGGTCGGCCGGGCCATCGACGGCCGGCGCGACGAGGTGCAGCTCGCCACCAAGTTCGGCAACGAGCGCAACCCCGACGGCTCCTGGGTCGGCATCAACGGCTCGCCCGACTACGTCCGCCGCGCGTGCGACGCCTCCCTCGAGCGGCTCGGCGTCGACCACATCGACCTCTACTACCAGCACCGGGTCGACCGGTCGGTGCCCATCGAGGAGACCGTCGGCGCGATGCAGGAGCTGGTCCAGGCCGGGAAGGTCCGCCACCTCGGCCTCTCCGAGGCCTCCGCCGAGACGATCCGGCGCGCCCACGCGACGCACCCGATCACCGCGCTGCAGTCGGAGTACTCGCTGTTCACGCGCGACCTCGAGGACGAGGTCATCCCGACCCTGCGCGAGCTCGGCATCGGCCTGGTCCCCTACTCCCCCCTCGGGCGCGGCATCCTGACCGGCGCCGTGACCCGTGAGTCGCTGGCGGCCGACGACTCCCGCGCGACCGGCCGCTTCCCGCGCTTCAGCGGCGACGCCCTCGACGCCAACCTGGCCCTCGTCGACAAGGTCCGGGAGATCGCCGCCACCAAGGGGTGCACCCCCGGACAGCTCGCGCTCGCCTGGGTGCTCGCCCAGGGCGACGACGGCCTCGGCGTCGCGCCGATCCCCGGCACCAAGCGGGTGCGCTACCTCGAGGAGAACGTCGGCGCCCTCGACGTCGACCTCACCGCCGACGACCTGGCCGCGCTGGAGCAGGCCGTGCCGCGCGACGCCGTCACCGGCGACCGCTACGGCGACATGTCCACCGTCGACGCCTGA
- a CDS encoding gamma-glutamylcyclotransferase: MTLYAAYGTNLDPARMGERCPHSILHSTGWLTGWRLTFGGEEHGWDGALSTIVQDPFEQVFVAVYDVTPEDERALDGWESADTGLYRKTKVRVQTLTGELVVWAYVLDAYEGGLPSASYLGVLADAAEAAGAPEDYVAALRRRACRSTGL; the protein is encoded by the coding sequence GTGACCCTGTACGCCGCCTACGGGACCAACCTCGATCCCGCCCGCATGGGGGAGCGCTGCCCCCACTCGATCCTGCACTCCACGGGCTGGCTCACGGGCTGGCGGCTGACGTTCGGCGGCGAGGAGCACGGCTGGGACGGCGCCCTGTCGACGATCGTGCAGGACCCCTTCGAGCAGGTGTTCGTGGCGGTCTACGACGTCACGCCGGAGGACGAGCGCGCGCTCGACGGCTGGGAGTCCGCCGACACCGGCCTCTACCGCAAGACCAAGGTGCGGGTGCAGACCCTCACCGGCGAGCTGGTGGTGTGGGCCTACGTCCTCGACGCCTACGAGGGCGGCCTGCCGTCGGCGTCCTACCTCGGCGTCCTCGCCGACGCGGCCGAGGCCGCGGGTGCTCCCGAGGACTACGTCGCCGCGCTGCGCCGGCGCGCCTGCCGCTCCACCGGCCTCTGA
- a CDS encoding SpoIID/LytB domain-containing protein, producing the protein MKTRSRLLPLALAVSALLLPAAVSAPASAEPRQRVEAWSTPGSTAITITGHGYGHGRGMSQYGALGAAQQGLTWQQINEFYYPGTTWGQVRGKLRVLITADTGRDVQVVAERGLKVTSLGRGRTWRIPQLPAKKWRLIAQGDRTAVQRTKGGGWRTWKTFRGEGEFRAADGRLTLVLPGGRRDYRGTLQSVAARQGGKRQTVNRIGMEAYLRGVVPEEVPALWEPAAVSAQSVAARTYAAFERSHPAAPHYDLCDTALCQVYGGADVEHPSATAAIRATARQGLFHGGRPAFTQFSASNGGFSSAGSMPYLVAQADPYDGLANPTYATWSTTVDDTQVEKHWPDLGDLTGIEVVSRDGNGDWGGRVTEMAFVFTGGRATVSGDTVRSYLGLYSDWFTFAVTPRQNGPARP; encoded by the coding sequence ATGAAGACCCGTTCCCGCCTGCTGCCGCTCGCGCTCGCCGTGAGCGCGCTGCTGCTGCCCGCGGCCGTCTCCGCGCCCGCGTCGGCAGAGCCGCGGCAACGTGTCGAGGCGTGGTCCACGCCCGGCAGCACGGCGATCACCATCACCGGGCACGGCTACGGCCACGGGCGCGGCATGTCGCAGTACGGCGCCCTCGGCGCGGCCCAGCAGGGCCTCACCTGGCAGCAGATCAACGAGTTCTACTACCCCGGCACCACCTGGGGGCAGGTGCGCGGCAAGCTGCGCGTGCTGATCACCGCCGACACCGGCCGCGACGTCCAGGTCGTGGCCGAGCGCGGGCTCAAGGTCACCAGCCTCGGCCGCGGCCGCACCTGGCGGATCCCGCAGCTGCCGGCGAAGAAGTGGCGGCTCATCGCGCAGGGCGACCGCACCGCCGTCCAGCGCACCAAGGGCGGTGGGTGGCGCACGTGGAAGACGTTCCGCGGCGAGGGCGAGTTCCGCGCCGCCGACGGCCGGCTCACCCTGGTGCTGCCCGGCGGCCGGCGCGACTACCGCGGCACCCTGCAGTCGGTCGCGGCCCGCCAGGGCGGCAAGCGCCAGACCGTCAACCGCATCGGCATGGAGGCCTACCTGCGCGGCGTCGTGCCCGAGGAGGTGCCGGCGCTCTGGGAGCCCGCGGCGGTCAGCGCCCAGTCCGTGGCGGCGCGCACCTATGCGGCGTTCGAGCGCTCGCACCCCGCAGCGCCCCACTACGACCTCTGCGACACCGCGCTCTGCCAGGTCTACGGCGGCGCCGACGTCGAGCACCCGTCCGCCACCGCCGCGATCCGCGCCACCGCCCGTCAGGGCCTCTTCCACGGCGGCCGCCCGGCGTTCACCCAGTTCTCCGCCAGCAACGGCGGCTTCTCCTCGGCCGGGTCGATGCCCTACCTCGTGGCGCAGGCCGACCCCTATGACGGCCTGGCCAACCCGACGTACGCCACGTGGTCGACGACCGTCGACGACACGCAGGTCGAGAAGCACTGGCCCGACCTGGGCGACCTCACCGGCATCGAGGTCGTCTCCCGCGACGGCAACGGCGACTGGGGCGGTCGCGTCACCGAGATGGCGTTCGTCTTCACCGGCGGCCGGGCCACCGTCAGCGGCGACACCGTCCGCTCCTACCTCGGCCTCTACTCCGACTGGTTCACCTTCGCCGTGACCCCGCGCCAGAACGGCCCCGCCCGCCCGTGA